From a region of the Balaenoptera musculus isolate JJ_BM4_2016_0621 chromosome 15, mBalMus1.pri.v3, whole genome shotgun sequence genome:
- the RHBDF1 gene encoding inactive rhomboid protein 1 isoform X5, whose amino-acid sequence MQKIIDPLARGRAFRLADDAADGLSAPHTPVTPGAASLCSFSSSRSGFNRLPRRRKRESVAKMSFRAAAALVKGRSVRDGTLRRLQRRSFTPASFLEEDTADFPDELDTSFFAREGVLHEELSTYPDEVFESPSEAALKDWERAPEQADLTGGALARSELERSHLMLPLERGWRKQKEGGAAAPQPKVRLRQEVVSAAGQRRGQRIAMPVRKFFAREKRPYGLGMVGRLTNRTYRKRIDSYVKRQIEDMDDHRPFFTYWLTFVHSLVTILAVCIYGVAPVGFSQHETVDSVLRNRGVYENVKYVQQENFWIGPSSEALIHLGAKFSPCMRQDPQVHSFIHAAREREKHSACCVRNDRSGCVQTSEEECSSTLAVWVKWPFHPSAPDLAGHKRQFGSVCHQDPRVCDEPSSEDPHEWPDDITKWPICTKNSAGNHTNHPHMDCVITGRPCCIGTKGRCEITSREYCDFMRGYFHEEATLCSQVHCMDDVCGLLPFLNPEVPDQFYRLWLSLFLHAGILHCLVSVCFQMTVLRDLEKLAGWHRIAIIYLLSGVTGNLASAIFLPYRAEVGPAGSQFGILACLFVELFQSWQILARPWRAFFKLLAVVLFLFTFGLLPWIDNFAHISGFVSGLFLSFAFLPYISFGKFDLYRKRCQIIIFQVVFLGLLAGLVVLFYFYPVRCEWCEFLTCIPFTDKFCEKYELDAQLH is encoded by the exons ATGCAGAAG atCATAGATCCCCTGGCCCGGGGCCGGGCCTTCCGCTTGGCGGATGATGCCGCCGACGGCCTGAGTGCCCCGCACACGCCAGTCACGCCGGGTGCCGCCTCCCTCTGCTCCTTCTCCAGCTCCCGTTCGGGTTTCAACCGGCTCCCGCGGCGGCGCAAGCGCGAGTCGGTGGCCAAGATGAGCTTCCGGGCAGCCGCTGCGCTGGTGAAG GGCCGCTCGGTTAGGGATGGCACACTGCGCCGGCTCCAGCGCCGAAGCTTCACTCCTgccagcttcctggaggaggacaCGGCTGACTTCCCCGACGAGCTGGACACATCCTTCTTTGCCCGG GAAGGTGTCCTCCACGAGGAGCTGTCCACGTACCCAGATGAGGTGTTCGAGTCCCCGTCGGAGGCAGCGCTCAAGGACTGGGAGAGGGCCCCGGAGCAGGCGGACCTCACGGGTGGGGCCCTGGCCCGCAGCGAGCTGGAGCGCAGCCACCTGATGTT gcccctGGAACGTGGCTGGCGCAAGCAGAAGGAGGGCGGTGCAGCGGCCCCGCAGCCCAAGGTGCGGCTGCGGCAGGAGGTGGTGAGCGCCGCGGGTCAGCGGCGGGGCCAGCGCATCGCGATGCCGGTGCGCAAGTTCTTCGCCAGGGAGAAGCGGCCATATGGGCTGGGCATGGTGGGCCGGCTAACCAACCGCACTTACCGCAAGCGAATCGACAGCTACGTCAAACGCCAGATTGAGGACATGGACGACCACAG GCCCTTCTTCACCTACTGGCTCACCTTTGTGCACTCGCTCGTCACCATTCTAGCCGTGTGCATCTATGGCGTGGCGCCCGTAGGCTTCTCACAGCACGAGACCGTAGACTCG GTGCTGCGCAACCGAGGGGTCTATGAGAATGTCAAGTATGTTCAGCAGGAGAACTTCTGGATCGGGCCCAGCTCG GAGGCTCTCATTCACCTGGGTGCCAAGTTCTCGCCCTGCATGCGCCAGGATCCGCAGGTGCATAGTTTCATCCACGCTGCGCGCGAGCGTGAGAAGCACTCGGCCTGCTGTGTGCGTAACGACCGGTCTGGCTGCGTGCAGACCTCGGAAGAGGAGTGCTCG TCCACGCTGGCAGTGTGGGTGAAGTGGCCCTTCCATCCCAGCGCCCCAGACCTTGCTGGCCACAAGAGGCAGTTTGGCTCTGTCTGCCACCAGGACCCCAG GGTGTGTGATGAGCCTTCCTCCGAGGACCCTCATGAGTGGCCAGATGACATCACCAAGTGGCCG ATCTGCACCAAAAACAGCGCTGGGAACCACACCAACCACCCGCACATGGACTGTGTCATCACGGGCCGGCCCTGCTGCATTGGCACCAAGGGCAG GTGTGAGATCACCTCCCGGGAGTACTGTGACTTCATGAGGGGCTACTTCCACGAGGAGGCCACACTCTGCTCTCAG GTGCACTGCATGGACGACGTGTGTGGGCTCTTGCCCTTCCTCAACCCCGAGGTGCCCGACCAGTTCTACCGCCTGTGGCTGTCCCTATTCTTGCACGCTGG GATCCTGCACTGCCTGGTGTCCGTCTGCTTCCAGATGACTGTCCTGCGGGACCTGGAGAAGCTGGCAGGCTGGCACCGCATAGCCATCATCTACCTGCTGAGTGGCGTCACTGGTAACCTGGCCAGTGCCATTTTCCTGCCATACCGGGCAGAG GTGGGCCCCGCCGGCTCGCAGTTCGGCATCCTGGCCTGCCTCTTCGTGGAGCTCTTCCAGAGCTGGCAGATCCTGGCACGGCCCTGGCGTGCCTTCTTCAAGCTGCTGGCTGTGGTGCTCTTCCTCTTCACCTTCGGGCTGCTGCCCTGGATCGACAACTTCGCCCACATCTCGGGCTTCGTCAGCggcctcttcctctcctttgccTTCTTGCCCTACATCAGCTTTGGCAAGTTCGACCTGTACCGCAAGCGCTGCCAGATCATCATCTTTCAGGTGGTCTTCCTGGGCCTCCTGGCTGGCCTGGTGGTCCTCTTCTACTTCTACCCTGTGCGCTGTGAGTGGTGCGAGTTCCTCACCTGCATCCCCTTCACTGACAAGTTCTGTGAGAAGTACGAGCTGGACGCTCAGCTCCACTGA